Proteins encoded in a region of the Ziziphus jujuba cultivar Dongzao chromosome 3, ASM3175591v1 genome:
- the LOC107425568 gene encoding protein TRANSPARENT TESTA 16, which yields MGRGKLPIRRIENQTTRQVTFSKRRAGLLKKTHELSVLCDAQIGLIIFSSTGKLCQYCTEPFRMEQIIERYQKATGIRIPQHDTREQLYSEMSMLRKETHRLQLSMERYTCDDMSSFTYEDLDQLEQQLEHSVNKVRDRKNELLQQQLDNLRRKERLLEEENNSMCRWIQEHRMALEYQQTSMEAKPMEHQQPALDQFPYFGEQPNSVLQLATNIPAHIYPYHLQLAQPSTLQE from the exons ATGGGACGTGGAAAGTTGCCAATCAGGAGGATTGAGAACCAAACCACAAGGCAGGTCACCTTCTCAAAGAGGAGAGCTGGGCTTTTGAAGAAGACTCATGAGCTTTCTGTTCTTTGTGATGCTCAGATAGGGCTAATCATCTTCTCCAGCACTGGAAAGCTCTGTCAGTATTGTACTGAGCCTTTCAG AATGGAGCAAATCATAGAAAGATACCAGAAGGCCACAGGGATTCGTATTCCTCAACATGACACccgt gaACAACTCTACAGTGAAATGTCAATGCTGAGAAAAGAAACTCATCGTCTTCAGTTAAGTATGGAGCGCTACACTTGTGATGATATGAGTTCCTTCACATATGAGGACTTGGACCAACTTGAGCAACAATTGGAGCACTCTGTCAATAAAGTTCGAGATAGGaag AATGAACTCTTGCAGCAGCAACTTGACAATCTAAGAAGGAAG GAACGACTATTGGAGGAGGAAAATAACAGTATGTGCCGTTGG ATCCAGGAACATAGGATGGCTCTAGAGTATCAGCAAACTTCAATGGAAGCAAAGCCAATGGAGCATCAACAACCTGCTTTGGATCAATTCCCCTACTTTGGTGAACAACCAAATAGTGTGCTTCAGCTTGCAACTAATATCCCTGCTCACATTTACCCTTATCATCTTCAGCTTGCTCAGCCTAGTACCCTTCAAGAATAA